The proteins below come from a single Chrysoperla carnea chromosome 1, inChrCarn1.1, whole genome shotgun sequence genomic window:
- the LOC123305147 gene encoding elongation factor Ts, mitochondrial, with translation MLFSSFRRLISTTPNLRATEKSLLAALRKQTGYSFSNCKKALELNGNNLEKAQEWLQQQAQALGWSKATKLEGRQTSQGLIGLMVQNNCAALVELNCETDFVARNENFKEMLNLATKSCLNYVSKQQLNEVIQKTHLSSEKLRSLQGPDGKSLGDHLTLMIGNLGENAQLKRGLCLRAENNINLYGYAHPASAAGENEFMYGKYGAIVALKEQTSPSDIGKSICQHIVGMNPLKIGVKDVDKPAENVDDETCLIYQELLSNPTYKVHEILEENQIQIVDFVRYECGGVDVASTAKSTDEVIGKEVNIDSIQTCQ, from the exons atgttATTTTCATCATTCCGACGCCTTATTTCGACAACCCCAAACTTACGAGCCACtgaaaaatcattattagcGGCATTGCGTAAGCAAACCGgttattcattttcaaattgtaaaaaagctTTAGAATTGAATGGAAATAACTTAGAAAAAGCTCAAGAATGGTTACAACAACAGGCACAAGCTTTGGGCTGGTCAAAAGCAACAAAATTGGAAGGTCGACAGACATCGCAAGGATTGATTGGTCTTATGGTACAAAACAATTGCGCCGCGTTAGTTGAATTAAATTGTGAAACAGATTTTGTTgctagaaatgaaaattttaaagaaatgttaAATCTTGCCACAAAATCATGTTTAAATTATGTTTCTAAACAGCAGTTAAATGAAGTAATacaaaag acGCATTTGAGTAGTGAAAAACTACGAAGCCTTCAAGGACCTGACGGGAAATCTTTGGGCGACCATTTAACGTTAATGATTGGCAATCTAGGTGAAAATGCTCAACTTAAACGTGGCCTTTGTTTACGAGCTGAAAACAATATAAATCTATACGGTTATGCACATCCAGCATCTGCAGCAGGCGAAAATGAATTTATGTACGGGAAATATGGAGCAATTGTTGCATTAAAAGAACAAACATCACCTAGTGACATTGGAAAAAGTATTTGTCAACATATTGTTGGTATGAATCCATTGAAAATTGGTGTCAAAGACGTAGATAAACCAGCTGAAAATGTTGATGACGAAACATGTTTAATTTATCAAGAATTACTATCAAATCCAACATATAAAGTCCatgaaattttagaagaaaatcaaatacaaattgtTGATTTTGTTCGTTACGAATGTGGTGGCGTTGATGTAGCTTCTACTGCTAAATCAACTGATGAAGTTATTGGAAAAGAAGTGAACATCGATAGCATACAAAcgtgtcaataa
- the LOC123293732 gene encoding villin-1 has product MDPRLHVPDVLKRYLLFKAAEYEEEKTISRLEKSAPVVSKLKTARETLQMKLREIAMAYHRVNNPDVALADLSNESLLNIDLTFFPRINEANENISAISTSQDDESISDSEADLNFRKIVPNYASFMIWIVNHETLEQLTQVNFNNVFYTGNCYLIYVATEIGGKASPDMIPRKIKKKSMQIHIHYWIGENCDKFESKFIAMKAIDLCNYLKNAASIHRESQLNETPRFKAYFRKKGLRILQGQHVLIGSVAFHSRPALYRLIGHGTTTLYQLKEVSWKGLNSCEVFLLLANNNLLFVWFGSTSTMLERFNGIRMANMFEDLGEEIIMCFVDDGREQSLDDNEKHIFDQVLPLNKREVAPFKDVENGFIMDKINTPPLKLYTCTRTASAESRYKFIEFAKAPLDYTILKRKDVYLIDEAPKRIWIWCGNSVFSDERDNVIRNARGFIKKKNYRDSIPVTVVHQNYECEEFKLLFEIWGKLTEDGGLSSLSVINSDTLFERPFVAAELQLIDSGNGRTKMYRIHDGKLFEKNKQTENVFFSNNCYLIFYFYKTDEEQCSIYLWKGENSSIEDQIIGEKFMHEKDEDLNLGSMLVKIHQGYEPPHFLQMFQGKFTIFNHYYTEFELIRFETAKPRKYLLEVSGSNSYSAKAIQIPIDASRLNSVNCFLLRSTQFFVWCGRYTTGDEREVAKNYAPKDFILVFEGLEPNDFWEEFGERKLCNQIQKITKEKTITIPTLYYCYRVNTTLLCEPVMYFSQSHFSSFNIILIDFITVLYVWVGENISRNEQKYIDNICEEYMKNDNKGRSSKICVVIIKQRHEPLIFTGFFEEWDPNFWDNQSTYITLRHELESTQERVSHRKSPGTQTETLSDFEIYPKFPIKVLLGSVENIPKIVRLDEKEMYLTVDDFYATFGMSYSEFSILPKWKQEILKKLKGLF; this is encoded by the exons ATGGATCCTCGTTTACATGTACCAGATGTCTTAAAacgatatttattattcaaagcaGCTGAATATGAAGAGGAAAAAACAATATCACGCCTGGAAAAAAGTGCTCCCGTCGTTAGTAAACTGAAAACTGCACGTGAAACATTACAAATGAAATTACGTGAAATTGCTATGGCATATCATCGTGTAAATAATCCTGATGTAGCTTTAGCGGATTTATCAAATGAATCATTATTGAACATTGATTTAACGTTTTTTCCTCGTATTAATGAAGCAAATGAAAATATAAGTGCCATTAGTACTTCACAA gaTGATGAATCAATTTCAGACTCGGAAGCCgatttgaattttagaaaaattgtacCAAATTATGCCTCATTTATGATTTGGATTGTAAAC CATGAAACACTAGAACAATTGACACAAGTAAATTTtaacaatgtattttataccGGTAATTGTTACTTAATTTATGTTGCAACTGAAATCGGAGGTAAAGCTTCTCCAGATATGATT ccacgcaaaattaaaaagaaaagtatGCAAATTCATATTCATTATTGGATCGGTGAAAATTGTgataaatttgaatcaaaatttattgcaaTGAAAGCCATAGACTTATGTAATTACCTTAAAAATGCAGCTTCGATACACCGTGAATCACAATTGAATGAAACACCACGTTTTAAAGCTTATTTTCGTAAGAAAGGCTTAAG AATATTACAAGGTCAACATGTTCTAATTGGATCAGTTGCATTTCATTCCCGACCAGCGTTATATCGTTTAATAGGCCACGGAACCACTACATTGTATCAATTGAAGGAAGTGTCTTGGAAGGGTTTAAATAGTTGCGAAGTTTTTTTGTTACTtgcaaacaataatttattgtttgtttggttTGGGAGTACCTCAACAATGTTAGAACGATTTAATGGAATTCGA ATGGCAAATATGTTTGAAGATTTGGGAGAAGAAATAATAATGTGCTTTGTTGATGATGGTCGAGAACAATCATTGGATGATAAtgagaaacatatttttgatcAGGTGTTACCATTAAACAAAAGAGAAGTAGCCCCATTTAAGGATGTAGAAAATGGTTTTATTATGGATAAAATAAACACTCcacctttaaaattatatacttgTACACGAACCGCATCAGCAGAATctagatataaatttattgaatttgcaAAAGCTCCTTTGGATTATACGATTTTAAAGAGAAAG GATGTTTATTTAATCGATGAAGCTCCAAAACGGATTTGGATATGGTGCGGAAATAGTGTATTTTCTGATGAACGTGATAATGTCATCCGTAATGCCCGTggatttattaagaaaaaaaattaccggGATTCAATTCCAGTGACTGTTGTACATCAAAATTATGAATGCGAGGAGTTTAAATTGTTGTTTGAAATTTGGGGAAAACTAACCGAAG ATGGTGGTCTATCAAGCTTGTCAGTAATTAATTCAGATACGCTTTTTGAACGACCGTTTGTAGCGGCTGAATTACAATTAATTGACAGTGGGAATGGTCGAACAAAAATGTATCGTATTCATGATGGaaaattatttgagaaaaataagCAAACTGAAAATGTATTCTTCTCGAACAATTGTTATttgatcttttatttttataaaactgatGAAGAGCAgtgtagtatttatttatggaag GGAGAAAACTCGAGTATCGAAGATCAAATTATTGGTGAGAAATTTATGCATGAAAAAGATGAAGACCTCAATTTAGGTAGTATGCTAGTAAAAATTCATCAAGGCTATGAGCCACCGcattttttacaaatgtttcaaggaaaatttacaatttttaatcattattacaCAGAATTTGAAC TCATTCGATTTGAAACTGcaaaaccaagaaaatatttattggaagTAAGCGGTTCAAATTCGTATTCAGCTAAAGCCATACAAATTCCAATCGATGCAAGTCGATTAAATTCAGTTAACTGTTTTCTATTACGATCgacacaattttttgtttggtgtGGCCGATATACGACTGGAGATGAACGTGAAGTTGCCAAAAACTATGCTCCAAAAgattttatattagttttcgAAG GTTTAGAGCCAAATGATTTCTGGGAAGAATTTGGCGAACGTAAATTATgcaatcaaatacaaaaaataactaaagaGAAAACAATTACTATTCCAACTCTTTATTATTGTTATCGTGTGAATACGACGCTGCTATGTGAACCAGTGATGTATTTTAGCCAATCACATTTTTCATCGTTTAACATAATTCTCATTGATTTTATTACTGTGTTATATGTATGGGTGGGTGAAAATATTTCTAGgaatgaacaaaaatatatcGATAATATATGCGAAGAATACATGAAAAATG ATAATAAAGGACGttcttcaaaaatttgtgtGGTTATTATTAAACAACGCCATGAACCATTAATTTTCACCGGATTCTTTGAAGAATGGGATCCCAATTTTTGGGAT aatCAAAGTACATACATTACATTGCGTCATGAGCTAGAAAGTACTCAAGAACGAGTGAGTCATCGAAAATCACCAGGTACACAGACAGAAACGCTTAGCGATTTTGAAATTTACccgaaatttccaataaaagtaCTGCTGGGATCAGTGGAAAATATCCCAAAAATTGTTCGATTAGATGAAAAAGAG atgtatTTAACGGTCGATGACTTCTATGCAACGTTTGGAATGAGTTACtcagaattttcaatattaCCAAAATGGAAacaagaaatattgaaaaaactaaaaggtttattttaa